The Streptomyces tendae genome has a window encoding:
- a CDS encoding M24 family metallopeptidase, with protein sequence MTGTAPASFTADDYKARMERAARQAADAGLAGLLVAPGPDMVWLTGYTPPAVTERLTLLVLAAGREPVLVVPTLEAPDAERAAGASALALRDWTDGKDPYAATAALLDAEGRFGVSDNAWALHLLGLQQVLPRTAYVSLTEALPMLRAVKDPAELDRLAAAGAAADATFEEIRNVAFAGRLESEVAADLAALLRRFGHSQVDFTIVASGPNGANPHHEAGNRRIGRGDMVVLDFGGLKDGYGSDTSRTVHVGEPTEEERRVHDVVRAAQEAGFRAVRPGAACQDVDRAARAVIADAGYGEYFIHRTGHGIGVTTHEPPYMIEGEEQPLVPGMCFSVEPGVYLPGRFGVRIEDIVTVTEDGGRRLNDTTREMVIVD encoded by the coding sequence ATGACCGGCACCGCGCCCGCGTCCTTCACCGCTGACGACTACAAGGCCCGCATGGAACGGGCGGCGCGGCAGGCCGCCGACGCGGGACTCGCCGGACTGCTGGTCGCGCCGGGCCCGGACATGGTGTGGCTCACCGGGTACACGCCCCCCGCCGTCACCGAACGGCTCACCCTGCTGGTCCTGGCCGCCGGGCGGGAACCCGTGCTCGTCGTGCCGACGTTGGAGGCACCCGACGCCGAACGCGCCGCCGGCGCCTCCGCCCTCGCCCTGCGCGACTGGACCGACGGCAAGGACCCCTACGCCGCCACCGCCGCGCTGCTGGACGCCGAGGGACGGTTCGGCGTCAGCGACAACGCCTGGGCCCTGCACCTGCTGGGGCTTCAGCAGGTGCTGCCCCGCACCGCGTACGTCTCCCTCACCGAGGCGCTGCCGATGCTCCGCGCCGTGAAGGACCCGGCGGAACTGGACCGGCTCGCCGCGGCCGGTGCCGCCGCCGACGCCACGTTCGAGGAGATCAGGAACGTCGCCTTCGCCGGCCGCCTCGAGTCCGAGGTGGCCGCCGACCTCGCCGCTCTGCTGCGCCGCTTCGGCCACTCCCAGGTCGACTTCACCATCGTCGCCTCCGGACCGAACGGCGCCAACCCGCACCACGAGGCCGGTAACCGCCGCATCGGGCGCGGCGACATGGTCGTCCTCGACTTCGGCGGGCTGAAGGACGGCTACGGCTCCGACACCTCCCGCACGGTGCACGTCGGCGAACCCACCGAGGAGGAGCGCCGGGTGCACGACGTGGTGCGCGCGGCGCAGGAGGCGGGCTTCCGCGCGGTGCGGCCCGGGGCGGCCTGCCAGGACGTCGACCGGGCGGCCCGCGCGGTCATCGCCGACGCCGGGTACGGCGAGTACTTCATCCACCGCACCGGGCACGGCATCGGCGTCACCACCCACGAACCCCCGTACATGATCGAGGGCGAGGAGCAGCCGCTCGTCCCCGGCATGTGCTTCTCCGTCGAACCCGGCGTCTACCTGCCGGGCCGGTTCGGAGTGCGCATCGAGGACATCGTGACGGTCACCGAGGACGGCGGGCGGCGGCTGAACGACACCACGCGGGAGATGGTCATAGTGGACTGA
- the cyc2 gene encoding germacradienol/geosmin synthase Cyc2, with the protein MTQPFELPHFYMPHPARLNPHVDQARAHSTAWAREMGMLEGSGVWEQADLDAHDYGLLCAYTHPDCDGPALSLITDWYVWVFFFDDHFLEKYKRTQDRVGGKAHLDRLPLFMPLEPGTPVPAPENPVEAGLADLWARTVPAMSADWRRRFAVATEHLLNESLWELSNINEGRIANPVEYIEMRRKVGGAPWSAGLVEYATAEVPAAVAGTRPLRVLMETFSDAVHLRNDLFSYQREVEDEGELSNGVLVLETFFGCTTQEAADLVNDVLTSRLHQFEHTAFTEVPAVALENGLTPPETAAVAAYAKGLQDWQSGGHEWHKRSSRYMNENARHGASWQSLTGPGTSAADVGALLARAGAERLRPYRHVPYQKVGPSVIPDIRMPFPLTLSPALDGSRRHLLEWSHRMGILGEGVWDEDKLASCDLPLCAAGLDPDATQEQLDLASGWLAFGTYGDDYYPLVYGHRRDLAAARLTTARLSACMPLDGEEVPPPANAMERSLTDLWARTTAGMTPEQRRPLRAAVDTMTESWVWELSNQIQNRVPDPVDYLEMRRATFGSDLTLGLCRAGHGPAVPPEVYRTGPVRSLENAAIDYACLLNDVFSYQKEIEFEGEMHNAVLVVQNFFGIDYPTALSVVADLMNQRMRQFEHVVEHELPVVYDDFQLSEEARTVMRGYVTDLQNWMAGILNWHRNVDRYKDEYLSGRVHGFVAHRSPAPPVLV; encoded by the coding sequence ATGACGCAGCCCTTCGAACTCCCGCACTTCTACATGCCGCACCCCGCGCGCCTCAATCCGCACGTGGACCAGGCCCGGGCCCACTCCACGGCCTGGGCGCGCGAGATGGGCATGCTGGAAGGCAGCGGGGTCTGGGAGCAGGCCGATCTCGACGCGCACGACTACGGCCTGCTCTGCGCCTACACGCACCCCGACTGCGACGGCCCCGCGCTGTCCCTGATCACCGACTGGTACGTGTGGGTGTTCTTCTTCGACGACCACTTCCTGGAGAAGTACAAGCGCACCCAGGACCGCGTCGGCGGCAAGGCCCATCTGGACCGGCTGCCGCTGTTCATGCCCCTGGAGCCCGGGACTCCCGTCCCGGCGCCGGAGAACCCCGTCGAGGCGGGCCTGGCCGACCTGTGGGCGCGCACCGTGCCGGCCATGTCCGCGGACTGGCGCCGCCGTTTCGCCGTCGCCACCGAGCACCTCCTCAACGAGTCCCTGTGGGAGCTGTCCAACATCAACGAGGGGCGGATCGCCAACCCCGTCGAGTACATCGAGATGCGCCGCAAGGTGGGCGGCGCCCCCTGGTCGGCCGGACTCGTGGAGTACGCCACCGCCGAGGTACCGGCCGCCGTCGCCGGTACCCGCCCGCTGCGGGTGCTCATGGAGACGTTCTCCGACGCCGTGCACCTGCGCAACGACCTGTTCTCCTACCAGCGGGAGGTCGAGGACGAGGGCGAGCTGAGCAACGGCGTCCTCGTCCTGGAGACCTTCTTCGGCTGCACCACCCAGGAGGCCGCCGACCTGGTCAACGACGTCCTCACCTCGCGGCTGCACCAGTTCGAGCACACGGCCTTCACCGAGGTCCCCGCCGTCGCCCTGGAGAACGGGCTCACCCCGCCCGAGACCGCGGCCGTCGCCGCGTACGCGAAGGGCCTGCAGGACTGGCAGTCCGGCGGCCACGAATGGCACAAGCGCTCCAGCCGCTACATGAACGAGAACGCCCGGCACGGCGCCTCCTGGCAGTCCCTCACCGGCCCCGGCACGTCCGCCGCCGACGTCGGCGCGCTGCTGGCCAGGGCCGGCGCCGAGCGGCTGCGCCCGTACCGGCACGTGCCGTACCAGAAGGTCGGGCCGTCGGTCATCCCGGACATCCGGATGCCGTTCCCGCTGACCCTCAGCCCCGCCCTCGACGGATCACGGCGGCACCTGCTGGAGTGGTCGCACCGCATGGGCATCCTCGGCGAGGGCGTCTGGGACGAGGACAAGCTCGCCAGCTGCGACCTGCCCCTGTGCGCGGCGGGCCTGGACCCGGACGCCACCCAGGAGCAGCTCGACCTCGCCTCCGGCTGGCTGGCCTTCGGCACCTACGGCGACGACTACTACCCGCTGGTCTACGGCCACCGCCGGGACCTGGCCGCCGCCCGGCTGACCACCGCCCGCCTGTCGGCCTGCATGCCGCTGGACGGCGAGGAGGTCCCGCCCCCCGCCAACGCCATGGAGCGGTCCCTGACCGACCTGTGGGCCCGCACCACGGCCGGCATGACCCCCGAGCAGCGGCGGCCCCTGAGGGCGGCCGTCGACACGATGACCGAGTCATGGGTGTGGGAGCTGTCCAACCAGATCCAGAACCGCGTCCCGGACCCGGTCGACTACCTGGAGATGCGCCGCGCCACCTTCGGCTCCGACCTCACTCTGGGGCTGTGCCGCGCCGGACACGGACCGGCGGTCCCGCCCGAGGTCTACCGCACCGGACCGGTCCGCTCCCTGGAGAACGCGGCCATCGACTACGCCTGCCTGCTCAACGACGTCTTCTCGTACCAGAAGGAGATCGAGTTCGAGGGCGAGATGCACAACGCGGTCCTCGTCGTGCAGAACTTCTTCGGCATCGACTACCCGACCGCGCTGTCCGTGGTCGCGGACCTGATGAACCAGCGCATGCGCCAGTTCGAGCACGTCGTGGAGCATGAACTGCCCGTGGTCTACGACGACTTCCAGCTGTCGGAGGAGGCGCGGACGGTCATGCGCGGTTATGTGACCGACCTCCAGAACTGGATGGCGGGCATCCTCAACTGGCACCGCAACGTCGACCGGTACAAGGACGAGTACCTCTCCGGCCGGGTGCACGGGTTCGTGGCCCACCGCTCACCGGCACCCCCCGTTCTCGTCTGA
- a CDS encoding PDZ domain-containing protein, with protein MEQPVLRPRPMPGDRVGPQHPPGRALPGDDTPKRPRRLLPALLGTAAGLVLLLSGVGLGVLGVTLAGGGGLAGLTRQAGLSPAAGAPAPSAPAPRQAPAAPVAARLGVEVADGSGPGALVVGVHVPGPGSAAGLEQGDLLLAFGSTRVDSAADLARAVARARPGDEVTLTVRHPGGGYRQLTAVPGLLT; from the coding sequence ATGGAACAACCTGTACTGCGGCCCCGGCCGATGCCGGGGGACCGGGTCGGGCCGCAGCACCCTCCCGGGCGGGCCCTTCCCGGGGACGACACCCCGAAGCGGCCGAGGCGGCTGCTGCCCGCGCTGCTGGGCACGGCGGCGGGCCTGGTGCTGCTGTTGTCCGGCGTCGGCCTGGGCGTGCTCGGGGTCACCCTGGCCGGCGGGGGCGGACTCGCCGGGCTGACGCGGCAGGCGGGCCTGTCCCCGGCCGCCGGGGCGCCCGCTCCCTCCGCACCGGCACCACGGCAGGCACCTGCCGCGCCCGTCGCCGCCCGGCTCGGCGTGGAGGTGGCCGACGGCAGCGGGCCGGGCGCCCTGGTGGTCGGCGTGCACGTCCCCGGGCCCGGCTCCGCCGCCGGTCTGGAACAGGGCGACCTGCTGCTGGCCTTCGGGTCCACCCGGGTCGACTCGGCCGCCGACCTGGCCCGTGCCGTGGCCCGGGCCCGCCCCGGCGACGAGGTGACACTGACCGTGCGCCACCCGGGCGGCGGCTACCGGCAGCTGACGGCCGTCCCCGGCCTCCTCACGTGA
- a CDS encoding aminoglycoside phosphotransferase family protein, which produces MTQAPTPTADTVRRLARTLLKDAGQTGDATSAEPDLRPVAEEAGPTTWWVGTRHVLRLAPDRATSTRRRRELRLRELVRPHVPVALPVGVAQTEWAPGLLCTLDTRLPGGTAEENTVSAVGETDLAGLLTGLHQVPARQAEALGVPRVPPRSLEELRRAAAEAAERLAEADEFDAGRLRQFTPAATVQLAAQPSSAVLVHHALTGGNLVVGADGRVRGVLGWDAAVIGDPAEDIAGLARALGAPAAVRAATLAGYGARPCLRGLWLARCDCVVQLAEALSHDAKASLPLLRTRLRRAWEPIMLERVTDLRDSDAAP; this is translated from the coding sequence ATGACCCAGGCACCGACACCCACCGCGGACACCGTCCGCAGACTGGCCCGAACCCTGCTCAAGGACGCCGGGCAGACCGGCGACGCGACCTCCGCCGAGCCGGACCTCCGGCCCGTCGCCGAGGAGGCCGGGCCCACCACGTGGTGGGTCGGCACCCGGCACGTGCTGCGCCTCGCCCCGGACCGTGCGACGAGTACCCGCCGCCGCCGCGAGCTGCGGCTGCGTGAACTGGTCCGCCCGCACGTCCCGGTGGCGTTGCCCGTCGGGGTGGCGCAGACCGAGTGGGCCCCCGGTCTGCTGTGCACCCTGGACACCCGGCTGCCCGGCGGGACGGCGGAGGAGAACACGGTGTCCGCCGTCGGTGAGACCGACCTGGCGGGACTGCTCACCGGGCTGCACCAGGTGCCGGCCCGGCAGGCCGAGGCGCTGGGCGTGCCCCGGGTGCCGCCGCGGTCCCTGGAGGAGCTGCGCCGGGCCGCCGCGGAGGCCGCCGAACGGCTCGCCGAGGCCGACGAGTTCGACGCCGGGCGACTGCGCCAGTTCACCCCGGCCGCGACGGTCCAGCTCGCCGCCCAGCCCAGCTCGGCGGTCCTCGTCCACCACGCCCTCACCGGCGGGAACCTCGTGGTCGGCGCGGACGGCCGGGTGCGCGGCGTTCTCGGCTGGGACGCGGCGGTGATCGGCGACCCGGCCGAGGACATCGCGGGACTGGCCCGCGCGCTCGGGGCCCCGGCCGCCGTCCGCGCCGCCACCCTCGCGGGATACGGCGCCCGGCCCTGCCTGCGCGGCCTGTGGCTGGCCCGCTGCGACTGCGTCGTCCAGCTCGCGGAGGCACTGTCCCACGACGCCAAGGCGTCCCTGCCCCTGCTTCGCACCCGCCTGCGCCGCGCCTGGGAACCCATCATGCTGGAACGCGTCACGGACCTGAGAGACAGCGACGCGGCCCCGTAA
- a CDS encoding metallophosphoesterase has protein sequence MLVLAHISDLHLDGSARATERARRVRDNLWGLPVPPDALLVTGDIADHGTEPEYEEAAALLGLRDGDAPFPVLTCPGNHDSRGPYREALLGLPSADGPVNEVRVLDGAAVLMCDSSIPGEDEGALDEATLTWIETTLDGLDAGLGALLAFHHPPVPLHHPLPDAYPLREPERLAGLLARHPEVVALITGHAHTPAATTFAGRPVLVGPGVTWTLRLPWEGEQPADRDAPVGLAFHVLDDEGRLTSHFRVVT, from the coding sequence GTGCTCGTACTCGCACACATCAGCGACCTGCACCTGGACGGCAGCGCACGGGCGACGGAGCGGGCCCGCAGGGTGCGCGACAACCTGTGGGGGCTGCCGGTCCCGCCGGACGCGCTGCTGGTGACCGGCGACATCGCGGACCACGGCACCGAGCCCGAGTACGAGGAGGCCGCCGCCCTGCTCGGCCTGCGCGACGGGGACGCACCGTTCCCCGTGCTGACCTGTCCGGGCAACCACGACAGCCGGGGGCCGTACCGCGAGGCGCTGCTGGGCCTGCCGTCGGCCGACGGGCCGGTCAACGAGGTGCGGGTGCTGGACGGCGCCGCCGTGCTGATGTGCGACTCGAGCATTCCGGGCGAGGACGAGGGCGCCCTGGACGAGGCGACCCTCACCTGGATCGAGACCACCCTGGACGGGCTCGACGCGGGGCTTGGTGCGCTGCTCGCCTTCCACCACCCGCCGGTGCCGCTGCACCACCCTCTGCCGGACGCGTATCCGCTGCGCGAACCGGAGCGGCTGGCCGGGCTGCTGGCGCGCCACCCCGAGGTCGTGGCGCTGATCACCGGTCACGCCCACACCCCGGCCGCCACCACGTTCGCCGGCCGGCCGGTGCTGGTGGGGCCGGGCGTCACCTGGACGCTGCGGCTGCCCTGGGAGGGCGAGCAGCCGGCCGACCGGGACGCCCCGGTCGGGCTCGCCTTCCATGTGCTGGACGACGAGGGGCGGCTGACCAGCCACTTCCGGGTGGTCACGTGA
- a CDS encoding damage-control phosphatase ARMT1 family protein, whose protein sequence is MSEIPAAPVIVADEPGTFPHGVLAERHPAILRQIAEALPYGPGQRRALDALLANCTEGTITPLPADAHDRDRWAAWGMDAHAGRSWYDVPWLWSESWFYRQLLHAVGYFAPGPWQGIDPFRPAKLAELDAPATDEELAALDDLEGRPEDERARALLHGSLWGNRADLGFRLSAEGAEETTAVPALVADDSELLWALLDGSPAGTLCLVADNAGRELVPDLLLIAHLLAHGRVARAVLHVKPHPYYVSDATTADVLDAVHRLTGAKGAARVYGQGLRAALTDGRLVLRAHPFSCAPLPYSDMPDDLRADFAAATVTVLKGDLNYRRLVGDRYWPPTTSFAGVTAYFPGPVAALRTLKSDVITGLEPGTEAALVAEEGQRWRTGGTHALVQVRT, encoded by the coding sequence ATGTCCGAGATCCCCGCCGCCCCCGTGATCGTCGCCGACGAGCCCGGCACCTTCCCGCACGGCGTGCTGGCCGAGCGGCATCCCGCGATCCTCCGGCAGATCGCCGAGGCCCTCCCGTACGGGCCCGGTCAGCGACGCGCGCTCGACGCCCTGCTGGCGAACTGCACCGAGGGCACCATCACCCCCCTGCCCGCCGACGCCCACGACCGCGACCGCTGGGCCGCCTGGGGCATGGACGCCCACGCCGGCCGCTCCTGGTACGACGTGCCCTGGCTGTGGTCAGAGAGCTGGTTCTACCGTCAGCTGCTGCACGCGGTGGGCTACTTCGCGCCCGGCCCCTGGCAGGGCATCGACCCCTTCCGCCCCGCCAAGCTCGCCGAGCTCGACGCGCCCGCCACGGACGAGGAACTGGCCGCGCTCGACGACCTGGAGGGCCGCCCCGAGGACGAGCGGGCCCGCGCCCTGCTGCACGGCTCCCTCTGGGGCAACCGCGCCGACCTCGGCTTCCGCCTGTCCGCCGAGGGCGCCGAGGAGACCACCGCCGTCCCCGCGTTGGTGGCCGACGACAGCGAGCTCCTGTGGGCGCTGCTCGACGGCTCCCCCGCCGGCACCCTGTGCCTGGTCGCCGACAACGCGGGCCGCGAACTCGTCCCGGACCTGCTGCTGATCGCCCACCTGCTGGCCCACGGCCGCGTCGCCCGCGCGGTGCTGCACGTCAAGCCGCACCCGTACTACGTCTCCGACGCCACCACGGCCGACGTCCTCGACGCCGTGCACCGGCTCACCGGCGCCAAGGGGGCCGCCAGGGTGTACGGACAGGGCCTGCGCGCCGCCCTCACCGACGGCCGGCTCGTCCTGCGCGCCCACCCCTTCTCCTGCGCTCCCCTGCCGTACTCCGACATGCCGGACGACCTGCGCGCCGACTTCGCCGCCGCGACCGTCACCGTCCTCAAGGGCGACCTCAACTACCGCCGCCTGGTGGGCGACCGGTACTGGCCCCCGACCACCTCGTTCGCCGGCGTCACCGCCTACTTCCCGGGACCGGTCGCCGCTCTGCGCACCCTGAAGTCCGACGTGATCACCGGACTGGAACCCGGGACGGAGGCGGCGCTGGTCGCGGAGGAGGGGCAGCGCTGGCGCACCGGTGGCACCCACGCGCTGGTCCAGGTACGGACCTGA
- the treZ gene encoding malto-oligosyltrehalose trehalohydrolase, translated as MQFEVWAPQAGRVTLRCDGVTRALERDPEREGWWRGEAEAHDGSRYGFALDDGPVLPDPRSRRQPDGPDGLSAVVDHDGFTWRTGWTGRPLPGAVLYELHVGTYTREGTFDAAAERLGHLADLGVTHVELMPVCPFPGRHGWGYEGVSLWAVHEPYGGPEGLKRFVERAHALGLGVVLDVVHNHLGPSGNYLPQFGPYFTDTHHTPWGAAVNLDAPGSDEVRAYLVDSALAWLRDYRIDGLRLDAVHALVDTRARHFLEELSQAVDTLAGDTGRPLFLIAESDLNDPRVITPRENGGFGLHAQWNDDFHHALHTALTGEAQGYYADFARAPLAAVAKTLTGGFFHDGTYSSFRGRHHGRPLDRTRVAAHRLLGYSQTHDQIGNRAQGDRLAALVSPGLLACAAALTLTAPFTPMLFMGEEWAAGTPWQFFTDHTDPALAKAVSEGRRREFAAHGWAEQDVPDPQDPATRDRSCLDWSEPEREPHARVLDWYRRLLELRREQPDLTDPDLADTKVAYDEEQRWLAFRRGDVRVAVNLGDRPADIPLGIRGARVLAAWEPVGPPGPNGVLRLPSESAVVLLQE; from the coding sequence ACGACGGCTCCCGGTACGGCTTCGCGCTGGACGACGGACCGGTGCTGCCGGACCCGCGCTCGCGCCGCCAGCCCGACGGACCGGACGGACTCAGCGCCGTCGTCGACCACGACGGCTTCACCTGGCGGACCGGGTGGACCGGGCGTCCGCTGCCCGGCGCGGTGCTGTACGAACTGCACGTCGGCACCTACACCCGTGAGGGCACCTTCGACGCCGCCGCCGAGCGGCTCGGCCACCTCGCCGACCTCGGCGTGACGCACGTCGAGTTGATGCCGGTGTGCCCGTTCCCGGGACGGCACGGCTGGGGGTACGAGGGCGTCTCGCTGTGGGCGGTGCACGAGCCGTACGGCGGGCCCGAGGGGCTGAAACGGTTCGTCGAGCGGGCGCACGCGCTGGGGCTCGGCGTGGTCCTGGACGTGGTGCACAACCACCTGGGACCGTCCGGGAATTACCTGCCCCAGTTCGGGCCGTACTTCACCGACACGCACCACACGCCGTGGGGCGCGGCGGTCAACCTGGACGCGCCCGGCTCGGACGAGGTGCGCGCGTATCTCGTGGACAGCGCGCTGGCCTGGTTGCGGGACTACCGGATCGACGGGCTGCGCCTGGACGCGGTGCACGCGCTGGTGGACACCCGCGCGCGCCACTTCCTGGAGGAGCTGTCGCAGGCCGTGGACACCCTGGCCGGGGACACCGGCCGGCCGCTGTTCCTGATCGCCGAGTCGGACCTCAACGACCCGCGGGTGATCACCCCGCGCGAGAACGGCGGCTTCGGGCTGCACGCGCAGTGGAACGACGACTTCCATCACGCCCTGCACACCGCGCTGACGGGTGAGGCGCAGGGCTACTACGCGGACTTCGCGCGGGCCCCGCTCGCGGCCGTGGCCAAGACGCTCACCGGAGGCTTCTTCCACGACGGCACGTACTCCAGCTTCCGGGGCCGGCACCACGGGCGGCCGCTGGACCGCACCCGGGTGGCCGCGCACCGGCTGCTGGGCTACAGCCAGACGCACGACCAGATCGGCAACCGTGCCCAGGGCGACCGTCTCGCCGCGCTGGTCTCCCCCGGGCTGCTGGCCTGCGCGGCGGCGCTGACGCTGACCGCGCCGTTCACGCCGATGCTGTTCATGGGCGAGGAGTGGGCGGCGGGCACGCCGTGGCAGTTCTTCACCGACCACACCGACCCGGCGCTGGCGAAGGCGGTGAGCGAGGGCCGGCGCCGGGAGTTCGCGGCGCACGGGTGGGCGGAGCAGGACGTGCCCGACCCGCAGGACCCCGCCACCCGGGACCGCTCCTGCCTGGACTGGTCGGAACCGGAACGTGAGCCGCACGCACGGGTGCTGGACTGGTACCGGCGGCTGCTGGAGCTGCGCCGCGAGCAGCCGGACCTCACCGACCCCGACCTGGCCGACACCAAGGTGGCGTACGACGAGGAGCAGCGCTGGCTCGCCTTCCGGCGCGGTGACGTCCGGGTCGCCGTGAACCTCGGCGACCGGCCGGCCGACATCCCGCTGGGCATCCGCGGCGCCCGCGTCCTGGCCGCCTGGGAGCCGGTCGGCCCCCCGGGTCCGAACGGCGTCCTGCGCCTCCCGTCGGAGTCGGCGGTGGTACTCCTCCAGGAGTGA